One Candidatus Culexarchaeum yellowstonense genomic region harbors:
- a CDS encoding nucleotide pyrophosphohydrolase, with protein sequence MNLNDAQNMIRALYFNKDSRRGLEKTFIWFIEEVGELAKALRNGSEIEIKSEIADVLAWLISIANLLNINLEEAFKSKYNSYCPRCKQNPCRCPI encoded by the coding sequence ATGAACTTAAATGATGCTCAAAATATGATAAGAGCTCTATATTTCAACAAAGATAGTAGAAGAGGATTGGAAAAAACCTTCATATGGTTCATCGAGGAAGTAGGAGAACTTGCGAAAGCATTGAGGAATGGATCGGAAATTGAAATCAAAAGTGAAATTGCTGATGTGCTTGCTTGGCTTATTTCCATAGCTAATCTCTTGAATATAAACTTAGAAGAGGCATTTAAATCAAAATATAATTCATATTGTCCTCGTTGTAAACAAAACCCATGCAGATGTCCAATATAA
- a CDS encoding preprotein translocase subunit Sec61beta yields the protein MPKKKRDSTYMPVTGAGLIRFFEEEMKGVKITPLQIVIITMIFTIVIIMGNMGIFSFIKI from the coding sequence ATGCCAAAGAAGAAGAGAGATAGCACGTACATGCCTGTCACAGGGGCGGGGCTCATACGTTTTTTTGAGGAGGAAATGAAGGGAGTAAAGATCACTCCATTACAAATAGTAATAATAACCATGATATTCACCATAGTGATTATAATGGGAAACATGGGCATTTTTTCGTTTATAAAAATATGA